One region of Malania oleifera isolate guangnan ecotype guangnan chromosome 6, ASM2987363v1, whole genome shotgun sequence genomic DNA includes:
- the LOC131158122 gene encoding GDP-mannose transporter GONST3 — translation MPNDVENPKASEATKGPDATSPSSKIQAPWYDGLLQQASVYGIAAGYCISASLLSIINKWAVMKFPYPGALTALQYFTSTAGVLICGWLKFIEHDPLEFLTMWRFLPAAVIFYLSLFTNSELLLHANVDTFVVFRSAVPIFVAIGETLYLHQPWPSMKTWLSLATIFGGSVLYVLTDYQFTFMAYSWALAYLVSMSIDFVYIKHVVMTIGLNTWGLVLYNNLEALLLFPLELLIMGELKRIKHEIADESDWHSFQVVFPVGLSCLFGLAISFFGFSCRRAISATGFTVLGIVNKLLTVVINLVVWDKHSTLLGTVGLLICMFGGVMYQQSTTNKPKPAAEIKAQGSGEEEQKLLQMQSNTENNNNEKEAIVSGDGK, via the coding sequence ATGCCTAATGATGTGGAGAATCCAAAAGCAAGTGAGGCTACGAAAGGTCCGGATGCCACTTCTCCTTCAAGTAAAATCCAGGCACCTTGGTATGATGGCTTACTCCAGCAAGCTTCAGTATATGGTATTGCTGCTGGTTACTGCATTTCTGCATCTCTGCTCTCCATCATCAACAAATGGGCTGTCATGAAATTTCCTTACCCTGGGGCGTTGACTGCTTTACAGTATTTCACAAGTACAGCTGGGGTTCTTATTTGTGGGTGGCTCAAGTTCATAGAGCATGACCCACTTGAATTTTTAACCATGTGGCGGTTCCTACCAGCAGCTGTTATATTCTACCTTTCCCTCTTCACCAACAGTGAACTCCTCCTCCATGCCAATGTTGACACTTTCGTTGTTTTCCGTTCAGCGGTACCCATATTTGTTGCTATAGGAGAGACCCTTTACTTGCACCAGCCTTGGCCATCCATGAAGACTTGGCTATCACTTGCCACGATCTTTGGCGGGAGTGTGCTATATGTCCTCACAGATTACCAGTTCACGTTCATGGCTTACAGCTGGGCTCTAGCCTACCTGGTAAGCATGTCCATAGATTTTGTTTATATAAAGCATGTGGTTATGACCATTGGTCTAAATACATGGGGTCTTGTGCTGTACAACAACCTTGAAGCTCTCTTACTTTTTCCCCTGGAGCTGCTTATAATGGGAGAACTGAAGAGGATTAAGCATGAAATTGCAGATGAGTCAGATTGGCACTCTTTCCAGGTAGTTTTTCCCGTGGGGTTGTCGTGTTTGTTTGGTCTAGCAATCTCTTTCTTTGGATTCTCCTGCCGGAGGGCTATTTCTGCAACTGGATTTACTGTCCTCGGCATAGTCAACAAGTTATTGACAGTTGTAATTAATCTGGTTGTATGGGACAAGCATTCGACACTGCTGGGAACAGTGGGGCTTTTGATTTGTATGTTTGGCGGGGTTATGTACCAGCAGTCTACAACCAACAAGCCTAAACCAGCAGCAGAAATAAAAGCACAAGGGAGTGGGGAGGAAGAACAGAAGCTGCTTCAAATGCAAAGCAACACAGAAAACAATAACAATGAGAAAGAAGCCATTGTCTCAGGAGACGGAAAATGA